The Stigmatella ashevillena genomic sequence CCTCCGCGTCCGCGGCCACACGCACCCAGGAGGCCTCCTTGCGGCCACCGCACCGGGTCCCCCCGGCGTCATAGCCCAGAAGGATGATGACGCCCGCGCGGCCCGACTCCGTGTAGCGCCAGCCCACCTCATCGCAGCCGTCCGCGTTCAGGTCCCCCAACACCGCCGTCGCCGAGGTCTGCCGCACCGTGGAGGGCTGCGTGGAGTAGACCGGATCACACCCCATCGACAGCTTCGCCAGCGAGCCGTCGTCCGGAGCGCGCCCCAGGAAGACCTCGAAGCCATTGTTGCGCAGTGCGCCGATGTCCTCCTTGCCGTCTCCATTGAAGTCGAAGCCGCCTACCAGGCCCCGACCAATCTGGCTGCGCCGGCACAGCCCGTCCGTCTCCGGCGTGCACGTGCCGATGACCACCGGCGCCCACAGCCGGTAGGCATCCTTGAAGGAGCCATCCGCCTGCCCCAGCGACACGACGAGCCCGCCCACGGCCTGGTTGCTGGCCTGGACGCAGCCCGTCTTGGGGGCCGTGGCGTACACCGCCAGCTCCGCCGTTTGCGAAGTGTTCGGCACGGACAGGGCGGGCGAGCCCACCACCAGATCCTGGCGGCCATCGCCGTTGAAGTCCGTGAACGTCACATCCGTGCCCACGTTGCGCCCGTTCGTCAGGGGCGCGGTGGCCCCTTCCACCACGAGCGTGGCCGCCGTCTTCCGGGTCACGTCGTAGACATAGGCGCGGCCCGAGCTGAAGTCGTTTCCACTGTTGGCCATCCCGGCGTAGCCCGGCATGCCGACCAGCGCCATCGTCCGGTTGCCCGCCCCCACCGCCGCCGCCACCACCTCGCCGAAGCGCTCCACCGCGGGCCTGGCCAGCACGACGTGGGCCTTGCGCGTCCACTCGGCCAGCGAGGCACCCGAGCGGGCGAAGGACTCCACCCGGCCCACGAACGCGCCCGCCTCGGAGGTGGAGCGTCCCGAGAAGGCCACCAGCCCCGGGCCTCCCGGGCCACTCCACGGCGCCAGCCCCGCGCCCAGCACGTCCAGCGCGTTCTGGCCTTGGAGCACCGACAAGGGCTTGTTGAGGATGCTGCCCTGGGTGAGCGTCGCCAGCGGGTACGCCAGCAACCGGCCCGCGTTGCCCAGCGAGGGAGTCGTGGGGGTGGAGGCATAGGGCGCGCCGAGCACCAGTTCGGGCCCCGGCTGCCTGTCCACGTCCACCACCGCCCAACTGCGGCCTGCATTGATGTTGGCCGCCTCACCATAGATCTGCGCGAAGGCCTCGGTCCGGAGCATCTGCACGGGCTTCTCCGGGGGCTCCCCCGTGGGCTGGAAGGCGGAGAGGTTGAAGAGCAGCACCCCGCCGGAATCCGCGCCCGACCTCACCCCGCCGCTGGAGCTCAAGTCCGGCGAGTTCGCCCGGTCCGACAGCACCATCAACAAGGGCGGCCGACCACCCTCGCCCGGCACCGAGCCCAGGCGCCAGGTGCCCTCGTTGGAGTCCGCCGTGTTCGACGGCAGGAGGTACACATCCGGGTTGGCCCGGAAGCGCTGCCCGTCCGCCCGCCCGAAGTGCACCGAGACCGCCGTCAACACCGTGGCGGAGACGCTCCCATCCGAGTTGTACCGGGACACCTTGCTCTGCCCCGCGATGTCCGCCCGTCCATCTCCGTTGAGGTCCGCCACCACCAGCGTCCGGCCGAAGTCCGTGTTGCTGCGGGACATCGTGCCGCCTTCCTTGGCCAGATCGTTCCCGCCCAGCCGGATCGACGGCAGGTCCGGCACGGGCTGTCCCGGTGTCAACGTGAAGATGTCCACCGTGCCACGGCGGCTCACCGACGAGGAGGGGGCCAGATCGCCCGCGGGGGCACTGGCGATGATGTCCAGGTCCCCATCTCCATCCGCGTCCGCCAGGGCCAGGCCCGCGCTGAACACCCCGCCGCGTGTGACGCTCGTCAGCGGCGAGCGCATCAACTCCGGGCCACTGCCGCCCCAGCGGTAGAGGTACACCGCCCCCGAGTCCGCGCCGGTGATGTCCGCGCCCGGAGAGCCCACCGCCAGCTCCGCGCGCCGGTCACCATCGAGGTCTCCCGCCGCCAGCGTCTCGCCAAAGCTCGCCGTGTCCGTCACCCCGGCGAGGACCCACGTGGGCTCGCGGGGCAACCCGTCGGCACTGCCCCGGTAGATGAACACCGCACCGCCCGAGGGGCGGCCCAGGTCGCTCTCGCGCCGGCCCACCGCCACATCCTCGAAGCCGTCTCCATCGAAGTCCGCGGAGACGAGCGCCGCCACGTCCGTGAGGCGCCCGTGGGGCTGCGAGGGGCGCGTCAGCTCCTCCATCACCCGCACGGTGGCCTGGACCTTGTCTCCGGTGAAGGGGTCCACCGCCTCCAGGAGCACGGGCTCCCGTGCCCCCGGCTCGGTGACGATGCGGTTGCCGGACACCACGCCGGGGCCGGACACCTTCGT encodes the following:
- a CDS encoding FG-GAP-like repeat-containing protein — its product is MPSRLLFRAVPLAALLTLACNAEDELPPLEQPPVLDPCEGLSPLSLTVSSTQVRVLEPVALTAKGGSGAYRFRAEAGGSSGQLIGSSFIAGRTPGTDTLVVEDARCSGNAQGVQVADARATVQVVAAFDVAPGRAMVRPGTTFQVATQGLIGGAEFTLLRTQAGSTLSAEGVYKAGTGQGLDQLRVRDTRTGDEALLEFEVSKDAKLRANPQVLALPPGSSAQLDTTGGSDRVVWTKVSGPGVVSGNRIVTEPGAREPVLLEAVDPFTGDKVQATVRVMEELTRPSQPHGRLTDVAALVSADFDGDGFEDVAVGRRESDLGRPSGGAVFIYRGSADGLPREPTWVLAGVTDTASFGETLAAGDLDGDRRAELAVGSPGADITGADSGAVYLYRWGGSGPELMRSPLTSVTRGGVFSAGLALADADGDGDLDIIASAPAGDLAPSSSVSRRGTVDIFTLTPGQPVPDLPSIRLGGNDLAKEGGTMSRSNTDFGRTLVVADLNGDGRADIAGQSKVSRYNSDGSVSATVLTAVSVHFGRADGQRFRANPDVYLLPSNTADSNEGTWRLGSVPGEGGRPPLLMVLSDRANSPDLSSSGGVRSGADSGGVLLFNLSAFQPTGEPPEKPVQMLRTEAFAQIYGEAANINAGRSWAVVDVDRQPGPELVLGAPYASTPTTPSLGNAGRLLAYPLATLTQGSILNKPLSVLQGQNALDVLGAGLAPWSGPGGPGLVAFSGRSTSEAGAFVGRVESFARSGASLAEWTRKAHVVLARPAVERFGEVVAAAVGAGNRTMALVGMPGYAGMANSGNDFSSGRAYVYDVTRKTAATLVVEGATAPLTNGRNVGTDVTFTDFNGDGRQDLVVGSPALSVPNTSQTAELAVYATAPKTGCVQASNQAVGGLVVSLGQADGSFKDAYRLWAPVVIGTCTPETDGLCRRSQIGRGLVGGFDFNGDGKEDIGALRNNGFEVFLGRAPDDGSLAKLSMGCDPVYSTQPSTVRQTSATAVLGDLNADGCDEVGWRYTESGRAGVIILLGYDAGGTRCGGRKEASWVRVAADAEVGTNNLGLGVAMARAGNFLNDKKDRVAISASSVPFEGVTQPVVLLFETTELLENIPASGEKLMSALGGTTPPVTLVHRTRAVNFGRAMEGGKDWTGDGIPDLIISAPGASVASDGGGAVFLYAGGAQSKGALTPWMIAVGDVNERSNLGQDLSLSPGATGVPPTLVIGAPTSYRTGTQNGTAFALPLGP